Within Mobula birostris isolate sMobBir1 chromosome 12, sMobBir1.hap1, whole genome shotgun sequence, the genomic segment TAAACGTTGTACTTAAGATTCCTCCTTCGACCAATCGTGTTTTTGTTACATGGAGGTTGAATTGGCCCATAGAATGTGTAgcaacaaaatactctgcagatgctggggtcaaagcaacactcataacacgctggaggaaatcagcaggtcgggcagcatccgtggacacgatcagtcaacgttttgggccggaaccctttgtcaggaccgcccgaaacgttgactgatcttttccacggatgctgcctgacctgctgagttcctccagtgtgttgtgagtgttgcataattctccgaaactacctcctccccctttctttccttcTTCTCTCTTCCCCAGCCCCTCATActttcactttctgctttccgccgGGATCACTacctacgcaactcccttatccattcgtccctccctgctgatctcccttctggtacttatccttgcaaatagaaccggtgctacacctgcccctacacctcctccctcactaccattcagggccccaaacagtccttccaggtgaggcaacacttcacctgtgggtctgttggggtcatttactgtgttcggtgctctcggtgtggcctcttgtatatcagtgagaccggacgtagattgggagactgcttcgccgagcatctacgctccgtccaccagaacaagcaggatctcccagcggccacccattttaattccactacccattcccatatgtccatccgtggcctcctccattgtttggataaggccacacttgggttggaggaacaaaaccttaaaTTCCATTagaatagcctccaacctggtggcatgactatcgatttctcaaacttccagtaatgcctcttcTTCCCTGCCCCCTCCAGAATTTGCTATCGCCTTTTTTGCCTTCTCATGTTACCTCCATGCTCACCCATATCCTCACCCTGGTGCTTTCTCCCCCCCCTTTCTCTTCCagggccttctgtctctttcaccaatcaacttcctagctctgtgcttcatccctccccctccaggtttcacctatcgcctggcacttctctctcccttcccccatctttcaaatctactcaaCGTTTTCCCCCCAGTcctgtcgactgtgcttttttttccccctgtagctgctgcctggcctgctgagttcctccagcattttgtgtgttgctcagattttcagcatctgcagacgacTTCTTGTCTCTAAATTGATGCTTTAAAATGTATCAATTTAAAAACTGTCCCAATTAATCCCACTTTCAGCTGCATTCTCCACAACCTTGATTGTTTTCTCTGTCCTATTCTTTCATAACTTTTGTGCCAACTGTGAAAGAGCGAAGTAATTCATTGTGTATaagatgaattttttttttctttcagttgTATTTCCCAATTGTTCTAAATCtctgaaaaatgaaaaaaagtttCTGAATTCTTTGGTTACAGTCTGATCATGCACTATTTTCATATTATCCATCCAATGTGATCTTCTTTGACAGGTAATATTTATACTGTAAATTGTATGTCCAGAGCTTTCTTTTAAATAGATTtactttcccaccctccccccagatAATCGACCACTGGTGTTGAATTTTGGAAGTTGCACCTGACCTCCGTTTCTTTTCCGCTTTGATGAGTTCAAAAATCTTGTCAAAGACTTCAAATCTGTGGCTGATTTTCTTATTGTCTACATTGAAGAAGCGCATGCTACAGGTATGAATAGATTCCCAGAGAAAGAAATCCTTTTCTGTGATTTGCTGCTCTTACATACGATTTTAAAGCTGTATCTTGGGTATGCACAAAGCTGCTCATCATCCATGCTCGCCAATTACCCTTGGGAAGGTGGTGGTGGTCAAGTCAAGTTTGTTGTCCTATGCACAGGTATGGTGAGGTACAagaacagtgaaaagcttgcagcAGCAGCATAGACATGTAGGTTCAGAGGACATAAGTTGTACATAATTTTGTCTAAGACATTAAAGTGAAAACACAAACACTCGGTGGCAAGCCCATGGTAGTACAAGAGGAATTCTGTTTTGCTGAAGGAGGATGAGGGTTTTGGcagattggttcaagaacctgatggcttctgtatctcctgcttgACTGTAACAGCAAGTTACAGATGGTGAGGATTCCTTGATGAAAGCTGCTGCTTCTGAGGTAGCTCTTTATTTAGATGCTTacagtggtggggagagttgcTCTCGTGCTGGCAGTactttctgcagcctcttgcattcCTGTGCTTTGGAATTATTATACCAGGAGATGATTCAGCCAGCCAGGATGTAGAATTTATAGTAGAATATTCAGCTTCCTGAACCAGCCATTCTAGTGATCATGGGTTCCTGGTACTTAGACATattgaaaatgactttttttcaatATACTGCCAAGGTAGGATATGTGACCTAAAGGGGAACCTGCAGGTGGTGTCCTCATATGCTTGCTACTCTTGTCAAGCTTGGTGGTAGAGGTCATATGTTTTGGAGCTGCTTTCAGGTTAGATTAGGCAAGTAACTGCAGATGGCACTGTACTGCTATTTTGGTACCAGTAGTATGTCAACTAAGTGGTttgctttgtcctggatgatACTGAGCTTGCATCAAAACAGGTAAGATATCTCATTGCTCTTTTGATTTGAGCATTGCAGATGTTTAAAAGCTTTGGCATCTCAGATCCCCTGTGTCTGAGTTGCTCCTCGAGCCACGCTTTATCTTAAAAACTAAGTTTTTAGTCAGTCTCCCTTGAAGGTTGATGGTGTGGAACCCTGCAACAGTGATTGCATTAAATGTAAAGGGTAGATGGTTGAATTCTCCCAAATAGCGATGATGATTGCTTGCTACTTTGGTATGACTGTTAAATGCTACTTATCAACTCATACCTGCacattgtccaggtcctgctgcatgaAGATCTGAACTACGTTATTTACAAAAGTTGTAAATGGAATTGAATATTGTATAGTTGCCAGCAATCATCTCCATTAACCATATCATAGAAAGGAGGTCATAGGTGTAGCAGTTGAAGATGGTTGGGCTGGGGACACTGCTCTGAGGTATGGCTGTTGTACTTTAGTCCAAGTGTTAGAAAAAAAAGATTTGTAACCACAATTATCTATCTTAGTTATAGATTTCACTCACATCTTTAACTGGTGGGAATGTAAAACCAAGTTTTGGTCATCTCACTATTATTACTGCCTGTTTTATCTTTTACCTTACTTAATTATACCCTTGGCTTTTCAATCATTTATTTAGCATCTTTGCAGATGTTTCATTATAAATCATCTcagtttttatctccaaacaaaaATGACAATTTTTGTGAGGTCCTTTATATTGATTACTTCATTTTATTACTTGTTTGTTTCAGATGTCTGGGCATTCAAGAACAATGTGGATATTAAAAAACATCAAACATTAAATGATCGTATCAATGCAGCAAGGATCTTGCTAAAAGAGGAGCCTCCCTGTCCAATTGTAGTTGACTCTATGGATAATATGACCTGTGCTAAATATGGAGCCATGCCAGAGAGACTGTATGTGGTGCTCAATGGCAAAATCATCTACAAGGTAACTGAATATCCTGACACTCAAAGGTTACTTTGTATGTTAAATCCATCCTTAATTCCAAATCAGTAGCTTCACTGCTCGTCTTTTATCAGACATTTTGTTTCTACCCAAGTACAATGCAAAGGCTAATGCACCCTAATTTGTACCTTACCTGTTCCTGAGGGAGTTGGTTAATACTAGATAAGctaaattatttatttagagatacagcacggtaataggcccttctgcccaacaaCCCGCACTGcacagtaacacccatgtatgAGTTGGGTGGTTAATTGGCcacatcttcagaatgtgggaggaaacctatatggtcacggggagaacgtacaaactccttgcagacggcAGCAGAAagtgaacccagatcactggcacTATAACAGTGTTGCACTAAATTCAAAGCCACTGTGCTGCCCCTaatgaaaataaatttcaaaCATAAAAAGTCTGGTTTTTATCCATGACATTCCCACTGCTGCTTGCAAGGAATTTCTATGTTCTTCCCATACTGTGTGGTTCaaggatgtaccagttggtagggtaattggacattgaaaattgtcccatgattaggataggattaaattgggggattgctggatggcatggctcaaagggccagaaggcctactctgcactgtatgtcaataaataagcaaattaattcaatttttaaaaattgataagactgtaagatataggagcagaattaggccatttggcccattgagtttgctctgccatttcatcatggctgatccacttttcctcttggccccaatctcctatcttctccccgtatcccttcatgctctgaccaattaagaatctatcaacctctgccttaaaaatacataaagatgGCCTctacagcagcctgtggcaaataattccacagattcaccaccctctggctaaagcaattcctcatctctgttctaaaacgtTGCCCCTCTATTTTGCAGTTGTGTTCTCTGGTTTTAagactctcccaccgtaggaaacatcctctccacatcactctgtcaaggcctttccacctatttgataggtttcaatgaggtcacctccctcccctccacgctgttcttctgaattccagtgaatacaggcccacagccatcagacACTGAGTTTGAGAgtacaatcctggaatcatttccgtgaacctcctttgaactctcaagtttcagcacatcctttctaagataaggggcccaaacctgctcacaatactttaaGTGAGGCTTCATCAATGCTTTATGAAGCTTCAACACtgcatctttgcttttgtattctagtcctcttgaaatgaatgctaacatcacatttgccttgctcaccagacttgacctgcaaattaacctttagggaatcctgcataaggacttcaaagtccctttgcatctcaattGATTGTGTTTTCTCTCTGATTAGAGGAGGATGTAAGCAAGGTAAGAGAGGGTCTTGGGActtggcatggtgccagaagttGGCAAGACTAAAATAGCACAGTTGAGTAAATTCACAATTGAGCTTTCTAAATTGGGAAAATGTAAATATATGGAATTTTACATTTTGCGCATGCCTTTTGTGATTGAATGGAAAAACTGAAAAGGGAAGATTGTGTAAATatgagaaggatgagggggaaaataaaatcAATGGTTTCCAAAAGATGTGGTGAACTGgattttaaaagaatgaggggggagatctcattgaaacctatcgaatattaaaaggcccagatagagtggaacTGGGGAGAATGTATCTTGTATTGGGGGACTTTAGTACCTagaatagcctcagaatagaagattgtctctttggaacagagatgaggaagttcTTTCGCCAGCGTGTGGTGAAACTGGAATTTTGTTGCttcatatggctgtggaggccaaatcactttgtatatttaaagcagagtttgataggttcttgattggtagggatatcaaaggttacagggaaagaaCAGGAGAATGGAgctcagagggataataaatcagccaagatgggatgctggagcagacttaatggcctaattctgctcctgtgtcatgTGGTCCTGTACATGCGTTTTTGACTTTTCAATCCAAGTTTACCAGTAGAATTAACttgctcaaatttaaagaaaACTGTACCAAATAGCAGAATACTGTTTCAAAATCCTTTTAAATAACTGCCTTTTGCATGTTGTTGATGCTATTGACACAATGAATATACAGCGAGTGAggctgaccatggatgttgcatcctagctgtctacatgatacacaagccaggacagtacaatatggagagcaaactgttgcccatgcagcagctccccctctccatgcagctgatgaatccaaaggaacggcagaaactgatacagcttgacaccagctGCATCtcaggaattgccagtcaattAGGGACCCCAGCCTCTGATTTTtctttggggtttactcccgaagccttccccatgagtgggtatagccacaagacagGCGGTTTGAGATCAGCGATTTCCTCCTAGGTGGGATGCTAACCATGGGTAACGAGCCATGCtcaaaagtaaggaggcatgggatccaaggggacattgctttgtggatccagaactggcttgcccacagaaggcaaacagtggttgtagacgggtcatattctgcatggaagtcggtgaccagtggcgtccctcagggatctgttctgggacccctactcttcgtgatttttataaagaacctggatgaggaggtggagggatggattagtaagtttgctgatgacacaaaggttggaggtgttgtggatagtgtggagggctgtcagaggttacagcgggacattgataggatgcaaaactgggctgagaagtggcagatgaagttcaacccagataatgaggtggttcactttggtaggtcaaatatgatggcagaatataaggtaagactcttggcagtgtggaggatcagagtgatcttggggtctgagtctataggacgctcaaagcagctgcgcaggttgaccctgtggttaagaaggcatccggtgcattggccttcatcaatcatgggattgagtttaagagccgagaggtaatttttggtacattggcctttattaatcaaagtattgagtataagagctggaatgttatgatgaggttgtataaggcattggtgaggccgaatctggagtattgtgttcagttttggtcaccaaattacaggaaggatataaataaggttgaaagagtgcagagaaggtttacaaggatgttgccgggacttgagaaactcagttacagagaaaggttgaaaaggttaggactttattccctggagcgtagaagaatgaggggagatttgatagaagtatataaaattatgatgggtatagatagggtgaatgcaagcaggctttttccactgaggcaaggggagaaaaaaaaccagaggacatgggtttagggtgaggggggagaagtttaaagggaacattagggggggcttcttcacacagagtggtgggagtatggaatgagctgccagacgaggtggtaaatgcgggttcttttttaacatttaagaataaattggacagatacatggatgggaggtgtatggagggatatggtctgtgtgcaggtcagtgggactaggcagaaaatggtttggcacagccaagaaaggccaaatggcctgtttctgtgctgtggtttctatggtaatgttgcagcctatataggaccctggtcagacctcacttggagtattgtgctcagttctggtcgcctcactacaggaaggatgtggaaaccatggaaaggctgcagaggagatttacaaggatgttgcctggattggggagcatgccttatgacaacaggttgagtgagcttggccttttctccttggagtgacggaggatgagaggttacctgatagaggtgtacaagatgatgagaggcattgattgtgcggattgtcagaggctttttcgcagggctgagatagttgccacaagaggacacagatttaaggtgctggggagtaggtacagaggagatgtcaggggtaagtttttttttaatgcagagaatggtgaatgcgtggaatgggctgctggcaatggtgatggaggcagatacgatagggtcttttaagagacttttggataggtacatggagcttggaaaaatagagggctacgggtaagcctagtaatttctaaggtagggacatgttcagcacaactttgtgggctgaagggcctgcattgtgcagtaggttttctatatttctatgagcCCTTTCTGCCCAGAGCGactagttttaaggcaccagtaacccactttTGCCCTTACTCTTGCCAGTAGAAAGTGTTCCACccagcttagtagctaagccacacatgaaggcaaggagctggacttagttgtcagacaCTATTTGGGACGCAaaccattaggagcatttaataggtagtggaaccTTAACCGCACCACCACAACGCCCCGCCCACCCAGCACATTAAATTGCCATTATTTTCCATTAATTTGTCATAAAATGGAACTTTAGGGTTACAGACTCAAAGACATCTTGTGTTTCTAGCAGTAATCATGGAGTAAAATGTTACTGAAGAGAAGAGTGAAACAAATTGATCTGTCACAGGTATGAATCAGACAAGGCAGATCAAAACACTGTCAATCTCTGAAAGCAATGGTGCTTAATTTCTCATAActatatatttacatgtatttCAGGGTGACGTGGGACCTTGGGGATACAAACCAGAAGAAGTACGATTAATTTTGCAAAACCAAAGTTAAACCACATGTTGGCAGAGTTTTCAGTACTGGTATAATCTACTGAGAAAGCTTTCTTTGACTTTTTCATATGATCAAGCCTAATTGTATATTGATCTGAGTAGTTTTCATTTCCATCTTGATAATTTTCTCAGTTTGAATTGCTATGACTGGGATATGATGGTTTGAAAATGAGGACAGGTAACTTTGTATTTTATGTTTTAATATAAATTGTACTAATTACTAAAAGTTTAAATGAAATTTTCAGTTAGGGCTGGTGGTGGGATATTCTTGATAAATTACTGCTTTCTGAATCATTCAATTTCACAATACTAACAAATGAAAAAGAATGGATTCctgttttcaaatgtttttattgtgaagcaacatcagcttaaAGTACAATGCTGCTTTTTTCTtttcttataacaacataatgaaagtcaaatgaatgtatgcatagtaaacaagcaaaaagcaaaggaaaccctaccactctgtctcctttccccttcctagCCCTAcccttccctcacccctcctGTATGTGCTGTTTGGGTGCCCCCCACTGCCCCCCACACTTGGGTGCTAAACTTGGGTTTAGCATCCCCAATGCTAAACCCAAGTACACTTTACAACACCTGGGTTTTGCTTTCAGTATGTGGAATACAAGAATGCTTACCATTTACCACATAATTCAAATAATTCACCACCATTCTCTCCTACTAAAGTGCACAACAATTATGAATGTTGCAtgcatctgccaattctttgtgcACTTGTTCAAACTGTAAATCACCTTGAGCCTCCTTGCAACTCAATTCCACTAAATTTTATATTATTGTCAAACTTCAGGTAATTAAATTtcttccctcatctaaatcattgatatattgtGAAGAGCTAAGGCCCAAATACTGATTATGGTgctatttataattattattgccAGTCATTTTATTCCAATTGTGACACTTGTCAACCAATTTTTGATCATGCCATTATTCTAATAATCATGCTCTTTAGTTTTTAAAGGCAAAGGTTAGAGTGTAAAGTTATCTGAAAATTCATGTACAGCACATCCATTGGCTTTCcactatttttactttttttcatTTTAAACAATTTTGCAGTGTAATCTAGTACATTGATCAGATGACTTCCTTTCCAGAAATCCATACCGATTTCTCATGTTAACAAATCTTATCTTCCTGCTTCTTTTCCATCCATTTTTCAAATTTCTAGAATTTAAAAACCCAATCATAACAATTATTCTGCTTCACTTAGAATTTAACGAATTTGGAACGTCAACCACTAGGGGTGTAATGATTTTAGCTATGTTATTTATGAAGATTGCAGCCAAAATTAAGGCTGTAGTCTAATGTTGTGAAATATGGCTAAGATCATTTAAATCTGTGGATGAAGTTTTTTTGATTCTGGACTATTAAACAATTATTCCACACATACTTTGCATATCTATGTATTTAAAAGGAGTGAAATTTTTTTATTTGAATTATTATAAAGCTGTTACAATCCATTCTGATGAGTTGAAACAATTTTGAAATAAAGTATCTTCACTTTGAAAATGTTTCAATGCACCATTTGGATTTTGATCAAATATTTTCCAGAATGACCAATAAAGGCTGTAATGTTGCAAAGCAATGAGtttattcagaagaataagaatgTACATAACATTAATTGCTTAACAAACCTGGACTTCACAATTCAATCTTCCCCTTTACAAAGTTAACAGTTGTGTTCTATGGACTTAAGTgatttcctctgtaccttctaCTGTCACTTTGTGTACTGATACAAAATGGTCAAAAGCGGATTTAATAACAAATCGTAGATGTGTCGCCCTTGTTCCATCCAGCTGCAAAGAAAAGATTTCTTTAATTCACTTTAAAATAAAATGCTGCTTCACCAGTAGCTTAACAGTCGAGTGGAGAAAACTACATATGAGCCCTTTTCTATGTTCAGTTAGTTTGTTACAACTAGTATAACAAAAGAAACAACAATCTGGTTGGGTATCTGGGTAAGTGCATGCTGCCAGGAGTTCAGGTTACAGTCTATTGAACTATACTGCAAAATTCATGTTCAGGgtaaaaacaaatttcaaagtTGACTATCTCAAATTATTGTAAAAGAAGCTAGATTCTGAATACTGATGCACAGCAAAATCCACCCTTTCATAAGAGAGTAAAACCAAATTGGTTTTGAGAGAAAGAGCCTATAAATTAATGTAACAACAGTATTTCaattaaatattttgcatttCACCTTTTGTACCCCTGTATTACTAAGGAATAGAATTACATTTTCATAAAATAAAGCCACTTTATCTGTTTATGTCAAGAAACAAGAGATAGATAAAACTGTAAATACGTTTGTTTATTTACCTTTCTTCTTATTCTGCAAGAGTGTATTTTATTCTTTTACCCTGTATCTCAAACTTTCAGCTAGTAATTTATATTACCCAAACAGCCACAAAGTTTTgagttgggtgggggagggtcaTTTGTATTTTATTAGATTTTGGGATCTTTGTTGTAATGTGCTTCCCATCTTGGTGAGGAGTGGATCTTGCTCAAATTGTTCTGAACCATTCAACAGCCATTACAACACAGTGTAACATTTCATtaataacattacagtacagCATTCTTCAAACTACACTTTCTACCACTGGGACAGCTATAGTTTTTTATTATAAGCTTCTCATATTTTCTTGAAAAACGTAAGTCATTCAGCTCATGAGTTTATGATGTCAAAGCATTCCTGTCAGTCCCGTTCTGAACTTATTTCTCTGTAACCTATTCTCTTGCATGCAAATCAACTCCACCCCCCATAATTTCATATCTTGCCACAACAGTAACCTGAATGGTTGTGCCTAAAGGGAAGTTATCGGAGGTTGACACAGCTCATTTCTTCTCTGTTGAACTCCTGATCTATAATCATTCCATATTGAGCAATATGGCAACTTGaaaaagtacttacagcaaattCTTCTAATTGAAGCTGTTCCTCAGTATGTTCAAGTTCTGTTTAGACAAAATAAATCACCAAAAGATGAAACCTACCAGGTGAATTTGACAGAACAATTTATTCTCGTAACTCTAATGACTTAATAAAAAGGTTTATTGAATGCCCTTACCACTTTTAGCTAAAGGTTCAAAGTCCACAGGATCCTTTTCTGAACTTTTCTCGATACTAAGCCTGCGGACTGGAATAGGAAATCAAACTGAAACTTGTTATTTTGGAGGATCTGAAATTACTTGCCATCCACGATGAAAAATACAAGAAAGCTAATTTTCAGTTAAGGACTGTGTGTTAAAAGCTTTCTCCAACTAAACCAAACCGCGCACATGTAGAAATCTGGGTAAAATAGTCTTTtcattgttttttaaaaaaaaataataataataataataatcatctggtagcagacaagttcaagtttaattattcaAGCATACACAAATATaggcaaatgaaacagcgttcctctgtagccaaggtgcaaaacaaatCATCAACAGCACACATGCATACGACAAATAGCACATATGGCTGTGGTTTCAGAAAAATCTGAGTTGAAGAGCTTTGTAAGGTTAATCATGGCTAGAGTtacctcctgcctgagcaaggacctgaacctattgcaatttgcctaGCACTATggcaggtctacagtggatgcaaactTATTGACTTTACACTTGGCTTTAAACCACGTGGACAACAGCAATAGGTATGTTGGGCTGttgtttactgattacagctcagcattaaaCACAATCATCTCAGTACAAGTGAAGAAGCTTCAAAagtgcctccccagcatccatcattaaggagcagcgtcagccaggacatgccctcttctcattgctaacatcaaggtggtggtacaggagcttgaagacatgcACTCATTGTTTCGGAAAcaacctcttcccctctgccttcagatttctgaacggacaataaaCCAATGAAGCTAACTCAATAtctccccctctctttttctgcTATTTAGTTAGTTTTTTAAATGTATACTTATTGTAATATATagttatatattgcaatgtagtgctgccacaaaataacaaatttgtcaacatatgccagtaatattaaacttgattctgaggaTCAAatattgtagactcagccagctccatcacgggctcaAGCCCCCATCATCAAGGTTATCTGGAAAA encodes:
- the hspb11 gene encoding intraflagellar transport protein 25 homolog isoform X3, which gives rise to MKRDFGVVDAGTELVLATSGDEKHPPENIIDGNTETFWITTGMFPQEFIIRFPEVVQINCVKIHCYNVRRLSIEKSSEKDPVDFEPLAKSELEHTEEQLQLEEFALDGTRATHLRFVIKSAFDHFVSVHKVTVEGTEEIT